The Actinomycetota bacterium nucleotide sequence TGCCGTCGGACCTCGCGCAGACGCGCCTCGCCACGACCGTCGCAGCCGGTGGCCGGCTCCTTGACGAGTCGGAGGATCGCTGGCGGGTCGCCGACCCCGAAGGCAACGAAATGGTGATCGTCAGTGGGGCATGAGCTCGCACCGCAATCAGCATCGAACACGCACGCCACGTTGAACGCCAGGGACGACGCGCCGTATATCGCGACGGATCCGGCGCACCGCCACCCCACCGACAGGCGGCGCAGTTGACGAGCGCGTGATGCCCGATCTGGTGCGAGCCGGACACCCTCACATTCACCGACACGGCTCGAGCCCGCGGCGACTCAGCGTCCGACGGCAGCTCCTTACCCTCAGTGCCGTGAGCGCGCGATGCGAAGTGTGCGGGCGCTTCAGGAGCCCGACGGCATCCTCATGTGTCGCTACTGCCGCGACGACGGCCACGGTTCCGCCAGGACGCCACCGTGCGACCGGCAACGATCGGCGACCCGTCGACAAGAACCACGTCGACGGTGCGGGCCAGAGTGTCGCGCCCGGGGCAACGACACACGACCGTGGATGAACATCATCCCCGCGGGCACGCCGAGCAGGTCGGCGCACAGGCGGTTGCGGAATCCCACGTTGGGGGTGCTGGTCCTCTCCCACAGGGGGCCGCAGTCGGCGCACAACTCGATGTGCTGCCGCGACGTGGAGTAGTCGCCCCACTCGGTCGATGGCGCTGACACCGCAGCCGTAGCAGCCGCCGTTGTCGGGGTGGGCGAGGAGGGGCAGAGGGGCGGCGGCGTCACGGCGGGTGTCCATGATGGCCTTCCGGACGGCGCGGGCGTCGAGGTACACCCACGGCTGGTCGGCACCGTGGTCCTTCGCGTGAGAGGCGACAAGCACTCGTGGTGCTGGCGGGCGTCGGTCAACCCGGTGACCTCGACCCCGTGCCCCGGTGTGATGGACGGCCAGCACCACGCGTTTGGCCGTGCCCTATCTCCTATCCCCCAAGCGGGGAGCGACGAGGGCCGGGTACGGTGGGCGCATGAGCGACCTGACGATCCGGGCTGCGTACCGCATGTGGCCCGAGTACGACCGGCGCCTGCGCGACGTCGTCGCTGCGATGACCGAGGAGCAGCTGGCGACGAGACCGTCGCCCGACCGATGGCCGATCTGGGCGACCGTCGGGCATACGGCCTGCCAGCGGGTGTTCTGGCTCTGCGACTTCGCCGGCGAGCCCGGCGCCGAGACGACGCCGTTCACGAACGCCGCCTTCGACTGCCCGGGCGACGACGATCTCGACCACCCGCTCGACGCCGAGGCGCTCGTCGGGGCGCTGGACTCATCGTTCAGCATCGTCGAGCGCTGCCTGGATCGATGGACGCTCGACATGCTCGACGAGATGATCCATCGCCGATGGGGCACCGAGGAGCGGGTCCACGATCGCGGTTGGGTCCTGCAGCGGGTCTTCGCGCACGACGTTTACCACTGCGGCGAGCTGAACGAGATCCTCGGGACCGCCGGCTTTCCGCAGATCGATCTCTGGGACTGAGGCTTCGGCTCCCGTCGCGGCGACGACCTCCCGAGTCGGGCGCAGATCGCTCGGGTGTCACCGTCGTCGTCGACCATGACGTCGAGCTCCCCGAACCCGGCGTCGAGCAGCGATCGTCCGATCGGGTCGGCCTGATCGCCACCGAGCTCGAGGCAGAGGCCCCCCCCGGGCCGCAACCACCGCGTGCTCCGACGAACGACCGCGACGAGCAGGTCGGTGCCCTCGG carries:
- a CDS encoding DinB family protein; protein product: MSDLTIRAAYRMWPEYDRRLRDVVAAMTEEQLATRPSPDRWPIWATVGHTACQRVFWLCDFAGEPGAETTPFTNAAFDCPGDDDLDHPLDAEALVGALDSSFSIVERCLDRWTLDMLDEMIHRRWGTEERVHDRGWVLQRVFAHDVYHCGELNEILGTAGFPQIDLWD